Proteins from one Lepidochelys kempii isolate rLepKem1 chromosome 6, rLepKem1.hap2, whole genome shotgun sequence genomic window:
- the LOC140913785 gene encoding lectin-like: MEPRTSLYLVLIFIAWGACSQENCLCTRGFCAEGWVQYQDACYKAVMKPTKWPEAEVACQSLGRNSHLASIHSAEENDFIFHLMGKPLDYTKGQAYWIGAHDTFKEGSFMWTDGSKYSFKTFPADQPDGLPGENYLGSWILENGFVTWNDFDGSWSFPFVCKYTLQNSFRDQSW, encoded by the exons ATGGAGCCCAGGACATCCCTCTACCTCGTGCTCATCTTCATTGCCTGGG GTGCCTGCTCCCAGGAGAATTGTCTCTGCACCCGTGGCTTTTGTGCTGAAGGCTGGGTGCAGTATCAAGATGCCTGCTATAAGGCTGTGATGAAACCGACGAAGTGGCCCGAAGCTGAG GTGGCATGTCAAAGCCTTGGCAGGAACTCCCATCTGGCCTCCATCCACAGCGCAGAGGAAAATGATTTCATCTTTCACCTGATGGGCAAGCCGCTGGATTACACTAAAGGGCAGGCCTACTGGATCGGCGCACACGACACTTTCAAG GAGGGGTCTTTCATGTGGACGGATGGTTCCAAATACAGTTTCAAGACATTTCCTGCAGACCAGCCCGATGGCCTCCCGGGAGAAAACTACCTGGGCTCCTGGATCCTGGAAAACG GCTTTGTCACCTGGAACGACTTTGACGGCAGCTGGTCCTTCCCATTCGTTTGCAAATACACCCTGCAGAACAG CTTCAGGGACCAATCCTGGTAA